One Oncorhynchus masou masou isolate Uvic2021 chromosome 27, UVic_Omas_1.1, whole genome shotgun sequence genomic window carries:
- the LOC135515808 gene encoding liprin-beta-1-like isoform X4, whose amino-acid sequence MDYSNGLFDCQSPTSPFLGSLRALHLLEDLRAALEMMDQDEREGLRCQVPDTTADGLVEWLQQGQLTNGNGSAMIYQERLSRVESDKECLVLQVSVLSDQVEVQGEKIRDLDMCLEEHREKLDATEETLQQELLSRSTLETQKLELMTEVSSLKLKLTTVARDLRDSEGLYQEVNDLRFRVTDMENERLQCEKKLKSTKEELQTLQRQLEELRRLKDQATQGVLTPDRTDGEKDVDVLRMKRAMESLTSANNDKDRRIEELQESITRYKKVQDLVKGTLNEDDYDDIQDDRSPSIQVAMDIDRATLAVVEETGRICDEIPSIAVFSELEQESLIQEPDTDSPPEVPPHSAGSLGHINSNTEQTTVEEPTSPSNPSSNESFGTKKARSSFGRGFFKMRGGKRTSSAPNLDRSRSASAPTLAETERKGTDHLDLAGAPPHKPQGGDSSQTLPSSPEAKKKSRGFMKFLGRLKRSHSTSLDLEETEFRRGGVRATAGPRLGWSRDLQHSADDVDAPFAQWSKEQVCVWLQEQGLGLHVAQAQQWIRSGFTLLQASQHDLEKELGIKQPLHRKKLQLALQALGSEEDVSKAKLDHNWVTRWLDDIGLPQYKSHFDEGRVDGRMLQYMTVDDLLSLKVGSVLHHLSIKRAIQVLRLNFYEPNCLRRRPSDENNITPGEISQWTNHRVMEWLRSVDLAEYAPNLRGSGVHGGVMVLEPRFNVESLALLLNIPPSKTLLRRHLATHFHLLIGSAAQRSKQECLENPDYTLLTATAKVKPRRLPFGGFGTLRKKRQEDSEEYVCPMDVEMPKNSSFQGGLRIYEDNLDQMEDSEGAVRQIGAFSEEIDNLTSMLKEDEFFSEVSSRSPEASVTDDDSNV is encoded by the exons ATGGACTACTCCAATGGGCTGTTTGACTGCCAGTCGCCCACCTCTCCCTTCCTGGGAAGCCTGCGGGCGCTGCACCTGCTGGAGGACCTGCGGGCGGCGCTGGAGATGATGGAccaggatgagagggagggccTCCGCTGCCAGGTCCCTGACACCACTGCCGACGGCCTAGTGGAGTGGCTGCAGCAGGGACAACTG ACCAATGGAAATGGCTCCGCCATGATCTACCAGGAACGACTGTCACGGGTGGAGAGCGATAAGGAGTGTCTCGTCCTCCAG GTGAGTGTTCTCTCAGACCAGGTGGAGGTGCAGGGGGAGAAGATCAGGGATTTGGACATGTGTCTGGAGGAGCACAGAGAGAAACTCGACGCCACTGAAGAAACGCTGCAGCAG GAGCTCTTGAGCAGGTCGACCCTGGAGACCCAGAAGCTGGAGCTGATGACCGAGGTGTCCAGTCTGAAACTGAAGCTGACCACTGTGGCGAGAGATCTCAGGGATAGTGAG GGGTTGTACCAGGAAGTCAATGACCTGCGGTTCAGGGTGACCGATATGGAGAATGAAAGACTGCAGTGTGAGAAGAAACTTAAATCCACCAAA GAGGAACTGCAGACTCTTCAGAGGCAGCTGGAGGAGCTGAGGAGACTAAAAGACCAGGCTACACAGGGAGTGCTGACCCCAGACAgaacagatggagagaaag ATGTGGATGTGCTGAGGATGAAGAGGGCCATGGAGTCCCTGACGTCAGCTAACAATGACAAG GACCGGCGGATCGAGGAGCTTCAGGAGTCTATCACACGGTACAAGAAGGTCCAGGACTTGGTGAAAG GCACACTGAATGAAGACGATTACGATGACATCCAGGATGACAGATCCCCCTCCATTCAGGTCGCCATGGATATAGACCGGGCCACCCTGGCAGttgtagaggagacaggaaggatCTGTGACGAG ATTCCATCTATTGCAGTGTTTTCAGAGCTGGAGCAGGAGAGCCTGATACAGGAACCAGACACAGACAG TCCACCAGAAGTCCCACCACATTCAGCAGGTAGCCTGGGCCACATAAACAGCAACACAGAGCAG ACCACAGTTGAGGAGCCCACCTCCCCATCAAACCCCAGCAGTAATGAAAGCTTTGGGACCAAGAAGGCCCGCTCCTCCTTTGGACGTGGTTTCTTCAAGATGCGTGGAGGCAAGAGGACGTCCAGCGCCCCAAATCTGG ATCGCAGCCGGAGTGCGAGTGCGCCTACgttgg CTGAGACCGAGCGTAAGGGCACAGACCACTTGGACTTGGCTGGTGCCCCGCCACACAAACCTCAGGGAGGAGACAGCAGCCAGACCCTACCTTCCTCACCGGAGGCCAAGAAGAAGTCCAGAGGCTTTATGAAGTTCTTAGGCAG GCTGAAGAGAAGTCACTCCACCTCGCTAGACCTGGAGGAGACTGAGTTCAGGAGGGGAGGAGTCAGAGCCACAGCCGGCCCCCGACTGGGCTGGTCACGTGACCTGCAGCACAGCGCCGA TGATGTGGACGCTCCCTTTGCGCAGTGGAGTaaggagcaggtgtgtgtgtggctgcaggAGCAGGGCCTGGGGCTGCACGTGGCTCAAGCCCAGCAGTGGATCCGCTCAGGATTCACCCTGCTGCAGGCCTCCCAGCACGACCTGGAGAAG GAGTTGGGGATCAAACAGCCCCTCCACAGGAAGAAGCTGCAGCTGGCTCTCCAGGCACTGGGATCAGAGGAGGATGTCAGCAAGGCCAAACTGGACCACAACTGGGTGACCA GATGGCTTGATGATATTGGTCTGCCACAGTATAAGAGCCATTTTGATGAGGGGAGGGTCGATGGACGAATGCTACAGTACATGACTGTG GATGACCTGCTTTCTCTAAAGGTGGGCAGTGTTCTCCACCACCTCAGCATCAAGAGGGCCATCCAGGTCCTCCGGCTCAACTTCTACGAGCCCAACTGCCTCCGCCGACGGCCCTCTGACGAG AACAACATCACACCAGGGGAGATCTCCCAGTGGACCAATCACAGAGTGATGGAGTGGCTGAGATCAGTGGACCTGGCTGAGTACGCTCCTAACCTGAGGGGCAGCGGTGTGCACGGGGGGGTCatg GTGCTGGAGCCTCGCTTCAACGTGGAGTCCCTAGCCCTTCTGCTCAACATCCCTCCCAGCAAGACCCTGCTGCGCCGCCACCTGGCCACCCACTTCCACCTGCTCATCGGCTCCGCTGCTCAGCGCAGCAAACAGGAGTGTCTGGAGAACCCTGACTACACCCTGCTCACTGCCACCGCCAAGGTCAAG cccagAAGGCTGCCGTTTGGTGGCTTCGGGACCCTGCGTAAGAAGCGCCAGGAGGACAGCGAGGAGTACGTGTGCCCCATGGACGTGGAGATGCCCAAGAACAGCAGCTTCCAGGGGGGCCTGAGAATCTATGAGGACAACCTGGACCAG ATGGAGGACTCGGAAGGGGCTGTGAGGCAGATAGGAGCATTTTCTGAGGAAATCGACAACCTGACG AGCATGCTGAAGGAGGATGAATTCTTCAGCGAGGTCTCCTCTCGCTCCCCCGAGGCCAGCGTCACCGATGACGACTCCAACGTGTGA
- the LOC135515808 gene encoding liprin-beta-1-like isoform X1 produces the protein MMSDASEMLAAALEQMDGIIAGSKAMDYSNGLFDCQSPTSPFLGSLRALHLLEDLRAALEMMDQDEREGLRCQVPDTTADGLVEWLQQGQLTNGNGSAMIYQERLSRVESDKECLVLQVSVLSDQVEVQGEKIRDLDMCLEEHREKLDATEETLQQELLSRSTLETQKLELMTEVSSLKLKLTTVARDLRDSEGLYQEVNDLRFRVTDMENERLQCEKKLKSTKEELQTLQRQLEELRRLKDQATQGVLTPDRTDGEKDVDVLRMKRAMESLTSANNDKDRRIEELQESITRYKKVQDLVKGTLNEDDYDDIQDDRSPSIQVAMDIDRATLAVVEETGRICDEIPSIAVFSELEQESLIQEPDTDSPPEVPPHSAGSLGHINSNTEQTTVEEPTSPSNPSSNESFGTKKARSSFGRGFFKMRGGKRTSSAPNLDRSRSASAPTLAETERKGTDHLDLAGAPPHKPQGGDSSQTLPSSPEAKKKSRGFMKFLGRLKRSHSTSLDLEETEFRRGGVRATAGPRLGWSRDLQHSADDVDAPFAQWSKEQVCVWLQEQGLGLHVAQAQQWIRSGFTLLQASQHDLEKELGIKQPLHRKKLQLALQALGSEEDVSKAKLDHNWVTRWLDDIGLPQYKSHFDEGRVDGRMLQYMTVDDLLSLKVGSVLHHLSIKRAIQVLRLNFYEPNCLRRRPSDENNITPGEISQWTNHRVMEWLRSVDLAEYAPNLRGSGVHGGVMVLEPRFNVESLALLLNIPPSKTLLRRHLATHFHLLIGSAAQRSKQECLENPDYTLLTATAKVKPRRLPFGGFGTLRKKRQEDSEEYVCPMDVEMPKNSSFQGGLRIYEDNLDQMEDSEGAVRQIGAFSEEIDNLTSMLKEDEFFSEVSSRSPEASVTDDDSNV, from the exons ATGATGTCCGACGCCAGCGAGATGTTGGCAGCCGCCTTGGAGCAAATGGATGGGATCATAGCAG GCTCCAAGGCTATGGACTACTCCAATGGGCTGTTTGACTGCCAGTCGCCCACCTCTCCCTTCCTGGGAAGCCTGCGGGCGCTGCACCTGCTGGAGGACCTGCGGGCGGCGCTGGAGATGATGGAccaggatgagagggagggccTCCGCTGCCAGGTCCCTGACACCACTGCCGACGGCCTAGTGGAGTGGCTGCAGCAGGGACAACTG ACCAATGGAAATGGCTCCGCCATGATCTACCAGGAACGACTGTCACGGGTGGAGAGCGATAAGGAGTGTCTCGTCCTCCAG GTGAGTGTTCTCTCAGACCAGGTGGAGGTGCAGGGGGAGAAGATCAGGGATTTGGACATGTGTCTGGAGGAGCACAGAGAGAAACTCGACGCCACTGAAGAAACGCTGCAGCAG GAGCTCTTGAGCAGGTCGACCCTGGAGACCCAGAAGCTGGAGCTGATGACCGAGGTGTCCAGTCTGAAACTGAAGCTGACCACTGTGGCGAGAGATCTCAGGGATAGTGAG GGGTTGTACCAGGAAGTCAATGACCTGCGGTTCAGGGTGACCGATATGGAGAATGAAAGACTGCAGTGTGAGAAGAAACTTAAATCCACCAAA GAGGAACTGCAGACTCTTCAGAGGCAGCTGGAGGAGCTGAGGAGACTAAAAGACCAGGCTACACAGGGAGTGCTGACCCCAGACAgaacagatggagagaaag ATGTGGATGTGCTGAGGATGAAGAGGGCCATGGAGTCCCTGACGTCAGCTAACAATGACAAG GACCGGCGGATCGAGGAGCTTCAGGAGTCTATCACACGGTACAAGAAGGTCCAGGACTTGGTGAAAG GCACACTGAATGAAGACGATTACGATGACATCCAGGATGACAGATCCCCCTCCATTCAGGTCGCCATGGATATAGACCGGGCCACCCTGGCAGttgtagaggagacaggaaggatCTGTGACGAG ATTCCATCTATTGCAGTGTTTTCAGAGCTGGAGCAGGAGAGCCTGATACAGGAACCAGACACAGACAG TCCACCAGAAGTCCCACCACATTCAGCAGGTAGCCTGGGCCACATAAACAGCAACACAGAGCAG ACCACAGTTGAGGAGCCCACCTCCCCATCAAACCCCAGCAGTAATGAAAGCTTTGGGACCAAGAAGGCCCGCTCCTCCTTTGGACGTGGTTTCTTCAAGATGCGTGGAGGCAAGAGGACGTCCAGCGCCCCAAATCTGG ATCGCAGCCGGAGTGCGAGTGCGCCTACgttgg CTGAGACCGAGCGTAAGGGCACAGACCACTTGGACTTGGCTGGTGCCCCGCCACACAAACCTCAGGGAGGAGACAGCAGCCAGACCCTACCTTCCTCACCGGAGGCCAAGAAGAAGTCCAGAGGCTTTATGAAGTTCTTAGGCAG GCTGAAGAGAAGTCACTCCACCTCGCTAGACCTGGAGGAGACTGAGTTCAGGAGGGGAGGAGTCAGAGCCACAGCCGGCCCCCGACTGGGCTGGTCACGTGACCTGCAGCACAGCGCCGA TGATGTGGACGCTCCCTTTGCGCAGTGGAGTaaggagcaggtgtgtgtgtggctgcaggAGCAGGGCCTGGGGCTGCACGTGGCTCAAGCCCAGCAGTGGATCCGCTCAGGATTCACCCTGCTGCAGGCCTCCCAGCACGACCTGGAGAAG GAGTTGGGGATCAAACAGCCCCTCCACAGGAAGAAGCTGCAGCTGGCTCTCCAGGCACTGGGATCAGAGGAGGATGTCAGCAAGGCCAAACTGGACCACAACTGGGTGACCA GATGGCTTGATGATATTGGTCTGCCACAGTATAAGAGCCATTTTGATGAGGGGAGGGTCGATGGACGAATGCTACAGTACATGACTGTG GATGACCTGCTTTCTCTAAAGGTGGGCAGTGTTCTCCACCACCTCAGCATCAAGAGGGCCATCCAGGTCCTCCGGCTCAACTTCTACGAGCCCAACTGCCTCCGCCGACGGCCCTCTGACGAG AACAACATCACACCAGGGGAGATCTCCCAGTGGACCAATCACAGAGTGATGGAGTGGCTGAGATCAGTGGACCTGGCTGAGTACGCTCCTAACCTGAGGGGCAGCGGTGTGCACGGGGGGGTCatg GTGCTGGAGCCTCGCTTCAACGTGGAGTCCCTAGCCCTTCTGCTCAACATCCCTCCCAGCAAGACCCTGCTGCGCCGCCACCTGGCCACCCACTTCCACCTGCTCATCGGCTCCGCTGCTCAGCGCAGCAAACAGGAGTGTCTGGAGAACCCTGACTACACCCTGCTCACTGCCACCGCCAAGGTCAAG cccagAAGGCTGCCGTTTGGTGGCTTCGGGACCCTGCGTAAGAAGCGCCAGGAGGACAGCGAGGAGTACGTGTGCCCCATGGACGTGGAGATGCCCAAGAACAGCAGCTTCCAGGGGGGCCTGAGAATCTATGAGGACAACCTGGACCAG ATGGAGGACTCGGAAGGGGCTGTGAGGCAGATAGGAGCATTTTCTGAGGAAATCGACAACCTGACG AGCATGCTGAAGGAGGATGAATTCTTCAGCGAGGTCTCCTCTCGCTCCCCCGAGGCCAGCGTCACCGATGACGACTCCAACGTGTGA
- the LOC135515808 gene encoding liprin-beta-1-like isoform X2, producing MMSDASEMLAAALEQMDGIIAGSKAMDYSNGLFDCQSPTSPFLGSLRALHLLEDLRAALEMMDQDEREGLRCQVPDTTADGLVEWLQQGQLTNGNGSAMIYQERLSRVESDKECLVLQVSVLSDQVEVQGEKIRDLDMCLEEHREKLDATEETLQQELLSRSTLETQKLELMTEVSSLKLKLTTVARDLRDSEGLYQEVNDLRFRVTDMENERLQCEKKLKSTKEELQTLQRQLEELRRLKDQATQGVLTPDRTDGEKDVDVLRMKRAMESLTSANNDKDRRIEELQESITRYKKVQDLVKGTLNEDDYDDIQDDRSPSIQVAMDIDRATLAVVEETGRICDEIPSIAVFSELEQESLIQEPDTDSPPEVPPHSAGSLGHINSNTEQTTVEEPTSPSNPSSNESFGTKKARSSFGRGFFKMRGGKRTSSAPNLAETERKGTDHLDLAGAPPHKPQGGDSSQTLPSSPEAKKKSRGFMKFLGRLKRSHSTSLDLEETEFRRGGVRATAGPRLGWSRDLQHSADDVDAPFAQWSKEQVCVWLQEQGLGLHVAQAQQWIRSGFTLLQASQHDLEKELGIKQPLHRKKLQLALQALGSEEDVSKAKLDHNWVTRWLDDIGLPQYKSHFDEGRVDGRMLQYMTVDDLLSLKVGSVLHHLSIKRAIQVLRLNFYEPNCLRRRPSDENNITPGEISQWTNHRVMEWLRSVDLAEYAPNLRGSGVHGGVMVLEPRFNVESLALLLNIPPSKTLLRRHLATHFHLLIGSAAQRSKQECLENPDYTLLTATAKVKPRRLPFGGFGTLRKKRQEDSEEYVCPMDVEMPKNSSFQGGLRIYEDNLDQMEDSEGAVRQIGAFSEEIDNLTSMLKEDEFFSEVSSRSPEASVTDDDSNV from the exons ATGATGTCCGACGCCAGCGAGATGTTGGCAGCCGCCTTGGAGCAAATGGATGGGATCATAGCAG GCTCCAAGGCTATGGACTACTCCAATGGGCTGTTTGACTGCCAGTCGCCCACCTCTCCCTTCCTGGGAAGCCTGCGGGCGCTGCACCTGCTGGAGGACCTGCGGGCGGCGCTGGAGATGATGGAccaggatgagagggagggccTCCGCTGCCAGGTCCCTGACACCACTGCCGACGGCCTAGTGGAGTGGCTGCAGCAGGGACAACTG ACCAATGGAAATGGCTCCGCCATGATCTACCAGGAACGACTGTCACGGGTGGAGAGCGATAAGGAGTGTCTCGTCCTCCAG GTGAGTGTTCTCTCAGACCAGGTGGAGGTGCAGGGGGAGAAGATCAGGGATTTGGACATGTGTCTGGAGGAGCACAGAGAGAAACTCGACGCCACTGAAGAAACGCTGCAGCAG GAGCTCTTGAGCAGGTCGACCCTGGAGACCCAGAAGCTGGAGCTGATGACCGAGGTGTCCAGTCTGAAACTGAAGCTGACCACTGTGGCGAGAGATCTCAGGGATAGTGAG GGGTTGTACCAGGAAGTCAATGACCTGCGGTTCAGGGTGACCGATATGGAGAATGAAAGACTGCAGTGTGAGAAGAAACTTAAATCCACCAAA GAGGAACTGCAGACTCTTCAGAGGCAGCTGGAGGAGCTGAGGAGACTAAAAGACCAGGCTACACAGGGAGTGCTGACCCCAGACAgaacagatggagagaaag ATGTGGATGTGCTGAGGATGAAGAGGGCCATGGAGTCCCTGACGTCAGCTAACAATGACAAG GACCGGCGGATCGAGGAGCTTCAGGAGTCTATCACACGGTACAAGAAGGTCCAGGACTTGGTGAAAG GCACACTGAATGAAGACGATTACGATGACATCCAGGATGACAGATCCCCCTCCATTCAGGTCGCCATGGATATAGACCGGGCCACCCTGGCAGttgtagaggagacaggaaggatCTGTGACGAG ATTCCATCTATTGCAGTGTTTTCAGAGCTGGAGCAGGAGAGCCTGATACAGGAACCAGACACAGACAG TCCACCAGAAGTCCCACCACATTCAGCAGGTAGCCTGGGCCACATAAACAGCAACACAGAGCAG ACCACAGTTGAGGAGCCCACCTCCCCATCAAACCCCAGCAGTAATGAAAGCTTTGGGACCAAGAAGGCCCGCTCCTCCTTTGGACGTGGTTTCTTCAAGATGCGTGGAGGCAAGAGGACGTCCAGCGCCCCAAATCTGG CTGAGACCGAGCGTAAGGGCACAGACCACTTGGACTTGGCTGGTGCCCCGCCACACAAACCTCAGGGAGGAGACAGCAGCCAGACCCTACCTTCCTCACCGGAGGCCAAGAAGAAGTCCAGAGGCTTTATGAAGTTCTTAGGCAG GCTGAAGAGAAGTCACTCCACCTCGCTAGACCTGGAGGAGACTGAGTTCAGGAGGGGAGGAGTCAGAGCCACAGCCGGCCCCCGACTGGGCTGGTCACGTGACCTGCAGCACAGCGCCGA TGATGTGGACGCTCCCTTTGCGCAGTGGAGTaaggagcaggtgtgtgtgtggctgcaggAGCAGGGCCTGGGGCTGCACGTGGCTCAAGCCCAGCAGTGGATCCGCTCAGGATTCACCCTGCTGCAGGCCTCCCAGCACGACCTGGAGAAG GAGTTGGGGATCAAACAGCCCCTCCACAGGAAGAAGCTGCAGCTGGCTCTCCAGGCACTGGGATCAGAGGAGGATGTCAGCAAGGCCAAACTGGACCACAACTGGGTGACCA GATGGCTTGATGATATTGGTCTGCCACAGTATAAGAGCCATTTTGATGAGGGGAGGGTCGATGGACGAATGCTACAGTACATGACTGTG GATGACCTGCTTTCTCTAAAGGTGGGCAGTGTTCTCCACCACCTCAGCATCAAGAGGGCCATCCAGGTCCTCCGGCTCAACTTCTACGAGCCCAACTGCCTCCGCCGACGGCCCTCTGACGAG AACAACATCACACCAGGGGAGATCTCCCAGTGGACCAATCACAGAGTGATGGAGTGGCTGAGATCAGTGGACCTGGCTGAGTACGCTCCTAACCTGAGGGGCAGCGGTGTGCACGGGGGGGTCatg GTGCTGGAGCCTCGCTTCAACGTGGAGTCCCTAGCCCTTCTGCTCAACATCCCTCCCAGCAAGACCCTGCTGCGCCGCCACCTGGCCACCCACTTCCACCTGCTCATCGGCTCCGCTGCTCAGCGCAGCAAACAGGAGTGTCTGGAGAACCCTGACTACACCCTGCTCACTGCCACCGCCAAGGTCAAG cccagAAGGCTGCCGTTTGGTGGCTTCGGGACCCTGCGTAAGAAGCGCCAGGAGGACAGCGAGGAGTACGTGTGCCCCATGGACGTGGAGATGCCCAAGAACAGCAGCTTCCAGGGGGGCCTGAGAATCTATGAGGACAACCTGGACCAG ATGGAGGACTCGGAAGGGGCTGTGAGGCAGATAGGAGCATTTTCTGAGGAAATCGACAACCTGACG AGCATGCTGAAGGAGGATGAATTCTTCAGCGAGGTCTCCTCTCGCTCCCCCGAGGCCAGCGTCACCGATGACGACTCCAACGTGTGA
- the LOC135515808 gene encoding liprin-beta-1-like isoform X3, which yields MAPTGSKAMDYSNGLFDCQSPTSPFLGSLRALHLLEDLRAALEMMDQDEREGLRCQVPDTTADGLVEWLQQGQLTNGNGSAMIYQERLSRVESDKECLVLQVSVLSDQVEVQGEKIRDLDMCLEEHREKLDATEETLQQELLSRSTLETQKLELMTEVSSLKLKLTTVARDLRDSEGLYQEVNDLRFRVTDMENERLQCEKKLKSTKEELQTLQRQLEELRRLKDQATQGVLTPDRTDGEKDVDVLRMKRAMESLTSANNDKDRRIEELQESITRYKKVQDLVKGTLNEDDYDDIQDDRSPSIQVAMDIDRATLAVVEETGRICDEIPSIAVFSELEQESLIQEPDTDSPPEVPPHSAGSLGHINSNTEQTTVEEPTSPSNPSSNESFGTKKARSSFGRGFFKMRGGKRTSSAPNLDRSRSASAPTLAETERKGTDHLDLAGAPPHKPQGGDSSQTLPSSPEAKKKSRGFMKFLGRLKRSHSTSLDLEETEFRRGGVRATAGPRLGWSRDLQHSADDVDAPFAQWSKEQVCVWLQEQGLGLHVAQAQQWIRSGFTLLQASQHDLEKELGIKQPLHRKKLQLALQALGSEEDVSKAKLDHNWVTRWLDDIGLPQYKSHFDEGRVDGRMLQYMTVDDLLSLKVGSVLHHLSIKRAIQVLRLNFYEPNCLRRRPSDENNITPGEISQWTNHRVMEWLRSVDLAEYAPNLRGSGVHGGVMVLEPRFNVESLALLLNIPPSKTLLRRHLATHFHLLIGSAAQRSKQECLENPDYTLLTATAKVKPRRLPFGGFGTLRKKRQEDSEEYVCPMDVEMPKNSSFQGGLRIYEDNLDQMEDSEGAVRQIGAFSEEIDNLTSMLKEDEFFSEVSSRSPEASVTDDDSNV from the exons ATGGCCCCAACAGGCTCCAAGGCTATGGACTACTCCAATGGGCTGTTTGACTGCCAGTCGCCCACCTCTCCCTTCCTGGGAAGCCTGCGGGCGCTGCACCTGCTGGAGGACCTGCGGGCGGCGCTGGAGATGATGGAccaggatgagagggagggccTCCGCTGCCAGGTCCCTGACACCACTGCCGACGGCCTAGTGGAGTGGCTGCAGCAGGGACAACTG ACCAATGGAAATGGCTCCGCCATGATCTACCAGGAACGACTGTCACGGGTGGAGAGCGATAAGGAGTGTCTCGTCCTCCAG GTGAGTGTTCTCTCAGACCAGGTGGAGGTGCAGGGGGAGAAGATCAGGGATTTGGACATGTGTCTGGAGGAGCACAGAGAGAAACTCGACGCCACTGAAGAAACGCTGCAGCAG GAGCTCTTGAGCAGGTCGACCCTGGAGACCCAGAAGCTGGAGCTGATGACCGAGGTGTCCAGTCTGAAACTGAAGCTGACCACTGTGGCGAGAGATCTCAGGGATAGTGAG GGGTTGTACCAGGAAGTCAATGACCTGCGGTTCAGGGTGACCGATATGGAGAATGAAAGACTGCAGTGTGAGAAGAAACTTAAATCCACCAAA GAGGAACTGCAGACTCTTCAGAGGCAGCTGGAGGAGCTGAGGAGACTAAAAGACCAGGCTACACAGGGAGTGCTGACCCCAGACAgaacagatggagagaaag ATGTGGATGTGCTGAGGATGAAGAGGGCCATGGAGTCCCTGACGTCAGCTAACAATGACAAG GACCGGCGGATCGAGGAGCTTCAGGAGTCTATCACACGGTACAAGAAGGTCCAGGACTTGGTGAAAG GCACACTGAATGAAGACGATTACGATGACATCCAGGATGACAGATCCCCCTCCATTCAGGTCGCCATGGATATAGACCGGGCCACCCTGGCAGttgtagaggagacaggaaggatCTGTGACGAG ATTCCATCTATTGCAGTGTTTTCAGAGCTGGAGCAGGAGAGCCTGATACAGGAACCAGACACAGACAG TCCACCAGAAGTCCCACCACATTCAGCAGGTAGCCTGGGCCACATAAACAGCAACACAGAGCAG ACCACAGTTGAGGAGCCCACCTCCCCATCAAACCCCAGCAGTAATGAAAGCTTTGGGACCAAGAAGGCCCGCTCCTCCTTTGGACGTGGTTTCTTCAAGATGCGTGGAGGCAAGAGGACGTCCAGCGCCCCAAATCTGG ATCGCAGCCGGAGTGCGAGTGCGCCTACgttgg CTGAGACCGAGCGTAAGGGCACAGACCACTTGGACTTGGCTGGTGCCCCGCCACACAAACCTCAGGGAGGAGACAGCAGCCAGACCCTACCTTCCTCACCGGAGGCCAAGAAGAAGTCCAGAGGCTTTATGAAGTTCTTAGGCAG GCTGAAGAGAAGTCACTCCACCTCGCTAGACCTGGAGGAGACTGAGTTCAGGAGGGGAGGAGTCAGAGCCACAGCCGGCCCCCGACTGGGCTGGTCACGTGACCTGCAGCACAGCGCCGA TGATGTGGACGCTCCCTTTGCGCAGTGGAGTaaggagcaggtgtgtgtgtggctgcaggAGCAGGGCCTGGGGCTGCACGTGGCTCAAGCCCAGCAGTGGATCCGCTCAGGATTCACCCTGCTGCAGGCCTCCCAGCACGACCTGGAGAAG GAGTTGGGGATCAAACAGCCCCTCCACAGGAAGAAGCTGCAGCTGGCTCTCCAGGCACTGGGATCAGAGGAGGATGTCAGCAAGGCCAAACTGGACCACAACTGGGTGACCA GATGGCTTGATGATATTGGTCTGCCACAGTATAAGAGCCATTTTGATGAGGGGAGGGTCGATGGACGAATGCTACAGTACATGACTGTG GATGACCTGCTTTCTCTAAAGGTGGGCAGTGTTCTCCACCACCTCAGCATCAAGAGGGCCATCCAGGTCCTCCGGCTCAACTTCTACGAGCCCAACTGCCTCCGCCGACGGCCCTCTGACGAG AACAACATCACACCAGGGGAGATCTCCCAGTGGACCAATCACAGAGTGATGGAGTGGCTGAGATCAGTGGACCTGGCTGAGTACGCTCCTAACCTGAGGGGCAGCGGTGTGCACGGGGGGGTCatg GTGCTGGAGCCTCGCTTCAACGTGGAGTCCCTAGCCCTTCTGCTCAACATCCCTCCCAGCAAGACCCTGCTGCGCCGCCACCTGGCCACCCACTTCCACCTGCTCATCGGCTCCGCTGCTCAGCGCAGCAAACAGGAGTGTCTGGAGAACCCTGACTACACCCTGCTCACTGCCACCGCCAAGGTCAAG cccagAAGGCTGCCGTTTGGTGGCTTCGGGACCCTGCGTAAGAAGCGCCAGGAGGACAGCGAGGAGTACGTGTGCCCCATGGACGTGGAGATGCCCAAGAACAGCAGCTTCCAGGGGGGCCTGAGAATCTATGAGGACAACCTGGACCAG ATGGAGGACTCGGAAGGGGCTGTGAGGCAGATAGGAGCATTTTCTGAGGAAATCGACAACCTGACG AGCATGCTGAAGGAGGATGAATTCTTCAGCGAGGTCTCCTCTCGCTCCCCCGAGGCCAGCGTCACCGATGACGACTCCAACGTGTGA